A region from the Anaerolineales bacterium genome encodes:
- the coaBC gene encoding bifunctional phosphopantothenoylcysteine decarboxylase/phosphopantothenate--cysteine ligase CoaBC, with translation MQQNDGIPVLKDRHLLLGVTGSIAAYKAVDLASRLTKAGVVVDVILTRAAQRFVTPLTFQSVTGRRAYTDDDLWGSEAHVIHIGLTHEIDLCILAPATANSLAKLAHGQADNFLTLSALAAACPLAVAPAMDAGMFSNAATQANLATLEEREVHILGPAEGRMASGLVGKGRMLEPEEIFGCVRFILGQSGELRGRTVVVTAGGTQEPIDPVRVIANRSSGKQGFALAQAAIDRGAKTILISAPAMLPTPVGAERIDVDTAEEMRQAVLERTERADVLLMAAAVADFRPNRSVDEKLKRREGAPEVKLEPTDDILALVSAQRKKRKKPTVIVGFAAESQDLVDNARAKLQQKGLDLIAANDITAVDAGFGVDTNRVTVLTKDGDPIELPVMSKSQVAEYILGHVVKLLASAD, from the coding sequence ATGCAGCAGAACGATGGGATCCCGGTTTTAAAGGATCGTCACCTTCTATTAGGCGTGACGGGCTCGATCGCGGCCTATAAGGCCGTAGATCTGGCTTCCAGACTGACGAAGGCGGGCGTCGTCGTGGACGTCATCCTGACACGGGCGGCGCAGCGCTTCGTCACCCCGCTGACGTTTCAATCCGTGACCGGGAGGCGGGCGTACACGGACGACGACCTGTGGGGCAGCGAAGCGCACGTGATTCACATCGGTCTGACGCACGAGATCGACTTATGCATTCTGGCGCCGGCGACGGCGAACAGCCTGGCTAAATTGGCTCACGGGCAAGCAGACAATTTCCTCACCCTTTCGGCGTTGGCCGCAGCCTGCCCGTTAGCCGTCGCACCGGCCATGGATGCCGGGATGTTCTCCAACGCGGCGACACAGGCGAATCTCGCGACCCTGGAAGAAAGAGAAGTGCATATTCTCGGGCCCGCCGAAGGCCGTATGGCCTCAGGGTTGGTCGGCAAAGGCCGCATGCTGGAGCCGGAGGAAATTTTCGGCTGCGTGCGCTTCATTCTCGGACAGAGTGGAGAGCTACGAGGGCGGACCGTCGTCGTGACGGCCGGCGGCACCCAGGAACCAATCGATCCGGTGCGCGTGATCGCCAACCGTTCCTCCGGCAAACAAGGCTTTGCCCTGGCACAAGCAGCGATCGATCGCGGCGCGAAGACGATCCTCATCAGCGCGCCAGCCATGCTGCCAACGCCGGTCGGCGCCGAGCGTATCGATGTCGATACTGCAGAGGAAATGCGCCAGGCGGTATTGGAACGAACCGAGCGCGCCGACGTGCTGCTCATGGCTGCGGCGGTGGCCGATTTCCGGCCAAACCGCTCCGTCGATGAGAAGCTCAAACGCAGAGAGGGAGCGCCCGAAGTGAAGTTGGAACCCACGGATGACATCCTTGCGCTCGTGTCGGCGCAGCGCAAGAAGCGCAAAAAGCCGACCGTGATTGTGGGTTTCGCTGCGGAGAGTCAGGATCTGGTCGACAACGCGCGGGCGAAGCTGCAGCAGAAGGGCCTGGACCTGATCGCCGCCAACGACATAACGGCTGTCGATGCGGGTTTCGGTGTGGACACCAACCGTGTAACTGTGTTGACCAAAGACGGCGACCCGATAGAGTTGCCCGTAATGAGTAAGTCCCAGGTTGCTGAGTACATCCTGGGTCACGTGGTGAAATTGCTGGCCTCGGCGGATTGA
- a CDS encoding M2 family metallopeptidase, with amino-acid sequence MAEDPETFIREVTEQVRTLHIQFSGAMWQSATTGTEQAARREKDTKAELMRFWADTQLYETAKNLNETSTTDDPLQRRTLQRIYLSSAKAQQDEATIEAITNLETETQRSFYNFRALVDGKPISDNEVENILRTSRDSAAVRKVWEASKRIGEEVADHVRELAHLRNKSAQAQGFRDHFQRSLVLNEIEEAHLAALFTELEKASQKPFLLLKKEIDRIRAEHFSIDEADLRPWHYGDRFFQRAPELSKVPLDPYFANRDPVELALETYDGMDIDVRGILDRSDLYPREGKDQHAFCIDIDREGDVRTLNNLEPSHRWTSTLLHELGHAVYDEHIDPKMPWILRTPPHPLSTEAIALLMQAQTYDRTWLSSVLKIKDEEAARLSSAAVEQQRAQRLVFTRWALVMTDFERALYADPDRVLNTLWWDLVEKYQALQRPENRSAPDWAAKYHIALTPVYYHSYEIGHLVTSQLQAFITGQMGARLGQPEVGQWLIENYFRPGASQDWASHVESVTGEALNPKYFVDSIQ; translated from the coding sequence ATGGCAGAAGATCCGGAAACCTTCATTCGCGAAGTCACCGAACAGGTACGCACGCTTCACATTCAATTCTCGGGCGCCATGTGGCAGTCCGCGACGACGGGCACAGAACAAGCGGCACGGCGCGAGAAGGACACCAAAGCCGAGTTGATGCGTTTTTGGGCCGACACGCAATTGTATGAAACCGCAAAAAATCTAAACGAAACGAGCACCACGGACGATCCGCTGCAGCGTCGTACGCTGCAGCGGATCTACCTCTCGAGCGCGAAAGCGCAGCAAGACGAAGCGACCATCGAAGCCATCACCAATCTCGAGACGGAAACCCAACGCAGTTTTTATAACTTTCGCGCCCTCGTCGACGGAAAACCGATCAGCGACAACGAAGTGGAAAACATTCTCCGCACAAGCCGCGATTCCGCCGCCGTGCGCAAGGTTTGGGAAGCGAGCAAGCGCATTGGAGAAGAAGTCGCCGACCACGTGCGCGAATTGGCGCATCTGCGCAACAAATCCGCCCAGGCCCAGGGTTTCCGCGATCACTTCCAGCGCTCGCTGGTCCTCAACGAAATCGAAGAGGCGCACTTGGCTGCGCTCTTCACCGAACTCGAAAAAGCCAGCCAAAAGCCGTTCCTGTTGTTGAAGAAAGAGATAGACCGGATCCGCGCCGAGCATTTCTCAATCGACGAGGCAGATCTCCGGCCCTGGCATTACGGGGATCGCTTCTTCCAGCGCGCGCCGGAGCTCAGCAAAGTGCCGCTGGATCCCTATTTTGCGAATCGAGATCCCGTCGAGTTGGCCCTCGAGACTTACGACGGAATGGATATCGACGTGCGCGGCATCCTCGACCGTTCCGACCTTTACCCTCGTGAGGGCAAGGACCAACATGCCTTCTGTATCGACATCGATCGGGAAGGTGATGTACGCACGCTGAACAACCTGGAACCTTCCCACCGCTGGACGTCTACTCTGCTTCACGAACTCGGCCACGCCGTTTACGACGAACACATCGACCCCAAGATGCCGTGGATCCTGAGGACACCGCCCCACCCGCTCTCCACGGAAGCCATCGCATTGTTGATGCAAGCGCAGACCTACGACCGCACGTGGCTGAGCAGCGTGCTGAAGATCAAGGACGAGGAAGCGGCGCGCTTGTCTTCCGCCGCCGTCGAACAGCAGCGCGCCCAACGGCTGGTCTTCACCCGCTGGGCGCTGGTGATGACGGATTTCGAGCGTGCGCTCTACGCCGATCCCGACCGGGTATTGAATACATTGTGGTGGGACCTGGTCGAGAAATACCAGGCGCTGCAGCGTCCCGAAAATCGGAGTGCTCCGGACTGGGCTGCAAAGTACCACATCGCCCTCACCCCCGTTTATTATCACAGCTACGAAATCGGCCATCTCGTAACCTCACAACTGCAGGCGTTCATCACCGGCCAGATGGGCGCCCGGCTGGGACAGCCCGAGGTCGGCCAGTGGTTGATCGAGAACTACTTCCGGCCCGGCGCCAGCCAGGATTGGGCAAGTCACGTCGAAAGCGTGACCGGAGAGGCGTTGAACCCGAAATACTTCGTGGATTCCATCCAATAG
- a CDS encoding DUF72 domain-containing protein produces MEGRTGNLYLGTQGFSFNDWVGPFYPEGTSPRAYLETYARQFSTVEIDSTFYGVPRATTIHGWYQRTPADFKFSAKFPKLITHDKKLEGALGDAQAFVGSMQALKEKLAVLTLQFAYDFTPEFFDRLDSFLGDLPAGPRYAVEVRNRKWLTPAFREMLAGHSAALVLQDLHYMPRLDWVTADFSVIRWLGRREDIQVFDRIQIDRTKVLETWADIVAGFLDAGMDVYGFFNNHFAGHSPASVRQFAAILNRPLHPPRSAGPDRQLDLELDK; encoded by the coding sequence ATGGAAGGTCGAACGGGGAATCTGTATTTAGGCACGCAGGGTTTTTCATTCAATGACTGGGTGGGTCCTTTCTATCCCGAGGGAACCTCCCCGCGAGCCTATTTGGAGACCTACGCCCGTCAATTTTCGACGGTGGAGATCGATTCCACGTTTTACGGTGTACCCCGAGCGACGACGATACACGGCTGGTATCAGCGCACACCAGCGGACTTTAAATTTTCGGCGAAATTCCCCAAATTGATCACGCACGATAAAAAACTCGAAGGTGCGCTTGGAGACGCGCAGGCGTTCGTCGGGAGCATGCAGGCTCTGAAGGAAAAGTTGGCCGTGCTCACCCTGCAATTTGCCTACGACTTCACACCCGAATTCTTCGATCGATTGGACAGCTTCCTGGGGGATCTGCCGGCTGGCCCGCGCTACGCCGTGGAGGTGCGCAACCGTAAGTGGCTGACGCCGGCGTTTCGTGAGATGCTCGCCGGTCACAGCGCGGCGCTCGTGCTGCAAGATTTACATTACATGCCGCGGCTGGATTGGGTCACGGCGGATTTCAGCGTGATTCGCTGGTTGGGTAGACGGGAGGACATTCAGGTCTTCGACCGCATCCAGATCGATCGGACGAAGGTGCTCGAAACCTGGGCCGATATCGTGGCCGGTTTTCTGGACGCCGGTATGGATGTGTACGGTTTCTTCAACAACCATTTTGCGGGCCACAGCCCTGCGAGCGTGCGTCAATTCGCCGCGATTCTCAATCGGCCACTTCATCCACCGCGATCTGCTGGCCCGGATCGACAGTTGGACCTCGAGCTTGATAAATAA
- a CDS encoding adenosine-specific kinase, which produces MELLTVKIEKPEAVNVIIGQSHFIKTVEDLHEALVGAVPGIEFGLAFCESSGPALVRISGTDDDLVDLAKENALALSAGHVFIICLGNVFPVNVLNAVKAVPEVCSVFCATANPVEVILAESEQGRGVLGVIDGVKSAGVEGEKEIQERMSLLRRFGYKLG; this is translated from the coding sequence ATGGAATTGTTGACCGTCAAGATCGAAAAGCCCGAAGCGGTGAACGTGATTATCGGGCAATCCCATTTCATTAAAACAGTTGAGGACCTTCACGAAGCGCTGGTGGGCGCTGTGCCGGGGATTGAGTTCGGGCTGGCTTTCTGCGAATCGTCCGGACCGGCGCTCGTACGCATCAGCGGCACGGACGACGACCTGGTCGACCTGGCGAAGGAAAATGCGCTGGCGCTCTCCGCGGGGCACGTGTTCATTATATGTTTGGGGAACGTGTTCCCGGTCAACGTGCTCAATGCCGTGAAGGCCGTACCTGAAGTTTGCAGCGTTTTCTGCGCCACGGCGAATCCCGTGGAGGTGATCCTGGCGGAAAGCGAACAAGGGCGCGGCGTGTTGGGCGTAATCGATGGCGTTAAAAGCGCCGGCGTCGAAGGCGAGAAGGAAATCCAGGAACGCATGTCCCTGCTGCGCAGGTTTGGTTACAAGTTGGGATGA